A single genomic interval of Gemmatimonadota bacterium harbors:
- a CDS encoding type IV toxin-antitoxin system AbiEi family antitoxin domain-containing protein: protein MRADKSGGRAGSEGHGKLLREGGLGAFFSPSQAEDAGLSRERLRTLVRHGSVEHVGRGLYRVSESEPTEHYSLAMACARVPDGIVCLLSALRVHGIGTQAPAEVWLAIPHKARVPRVPGLRVRYVRFSGPAWSLDVHDTTFEGVPARITSPARTVVDCFRFERLVGAEAAMEALQDALRQRKVTIAELSRIEEVLPSRRLAAALDVRSI from the coding sequence ATGCGTGCCGACAAATCGGGTGGCAGAGCAGGGTCTGAAGGCCACGGTAAGCTGCTTCGCGAAGGAGGGCTCGGAGCCTTCTTCAGCCCCAGCCAGGCGGAGGATGCGGGGCTAAGCCGTGAGCGGCTGCGGACCCTCGTTCGCCACGGCTCTGTGGAGCATGTGGGGCGGGGCCTGTACCGGGTCTCAGAGTCCGAGCCTACCGAGCACTACTCGCTCGCCATGGCCTGCGCGCGGGTCCCTGATGGTATCGTCTGCCTCCTCTCGGCGCTTCGCGTGCACGGCATCGGGACCCAGGCACCTGCCGAGGTTTGGCTCGCCATCCCGCATAAGGCGCGGGTACCGCGAGTCCCGGGGCTGCGCGTGCGTTACGTGCGTTTCAGTGGGCCCGCCTGGTCACTCGACGTGCACGACACGACCTTCGAAGGCGTGCCCGCGCGCATTACGTCGCCCGCGCGTACGGTGGTGGACTGCTTCCGCTTTGAGCGGCTCGTGGGTGCAGAGGCGGCCATGGAGGCACTGCAGGACGCGCTGCGCCAGCGCAAGGTGACCATCGCCGAGCTCTCGCGCATCGAGGAGGTCCTTCCATCGCGGCGGCTCGCCGCGGCGCTCGACGTGCGATCGATATGA
- a CDS encoding nucleotidyl transferase AbiEii/AbiGii toxin family protein, whose amino-acid sequence MTADVAASVRARLLNQAKARREEFERTLSRFAGERFLFRLGASDARERCILKGASLLAVWMPDPYRATRDIDVLATGSTDDEAIRRLLSEICAVDCVEDGVRFDLSELVVDAIRAEDEFVGRRARFHAYLGQARIAMQVDFGVGDALAVEPQHIVYPTNLTALPAPRVRAYPREQAVAEKFEAMVVLGTRNSRMKDFHDVWALFGAFDFDGALLRRSVAACFERRKTPWDAEIPAALTPAFYEHPQPATRWKHYLAAGAVITPPPREFAELGERVRQFLVPVYGQLGVGGVLTQRWKKGGPWTAPSTTAE is encoded by the coding sequence ATGACGGCGGACGTCGCAGCGTCGGTGAGGGCGCGGCTGTTGAACCAGGCCAAAGCGCGCCGCGAAGAGTTCGAGCGCACGCTCTCACGGTTTGCTGGCGAACGATTCCTGTTCCGTCTCGGTGCATCCGACGCACGAGAGAGATGCATCCTGAAGGGCGCCAGCTTGCTCGCCGTGTGGATGCCGGATCCGTACCGGGCGACCCGCGACATCGACGTACTCGCGACAGGTTCGACGGACGATGAGGCGATCCGGCGCTTGCTGTCCGAGATCTGCGCTGTGGACTGCGTCGAAGACGGTGTTCGCTTCGATCTATCCGAACTGGTTGTCGACGCGATTCGAGCAGAGGACGAATTCGTCGGCCGGCGCGCCCGCTTTCACGCTTACCTTGGTCAGGCGCGTATCGCCATGCAGGTGGACTTCGGCGTAGGTGACGCCTTGGCGGTTGAGCCGCAGCACATAGTCTACCCAACCAACCTCACCGCACTGCCCGCTCCACGTGTACGCGCCTATCCCCGCGAACAGGCTGTGGCAGAGAAGTTTGAAGCGATGGTTGTGCTCGGCACCCGAAACAGCCGAATGAAGGACTTCCACGATGTGTGGGCGCTCTTCGGCGCGTTCGATTTCGATGGTGCCTTGCTCCGTCGGTCGGTAGCAGCCTGCTTCGAGCGGCGGAAGACTCCGTGGGATGCGGAAATCCCAGCCGCCCTTACGCCGGCATTCTACGAGCACCCCCAGCCGGCAACGCGGTGGAAACACTACCTTGCTGCAGGTGCCGTGATCACTCCACCACCGAGGGAGTTTGCAGAGCTCGGTGAGCGGGTGCGTCAGTTCCTCGTCCCGGTGTACGGGCAGCTGGGCGTGGGCGGAGTCTTGACCCAGCGCTGGAAGAAGGGAGGACCGTGGACTGCACCGAGTACAACCGCGGAATGA
- a CDS encoding histidinol phosphate phosphatase, whose translation MNVTQSTLLAAVADAARVACRVAMKYYRTGVVADAKGDGSPVTIADREAEQAVRAWIAQQFPGDEVLGEEFGLTAGRGRRWFIDPIDGTKTFVRGVPLWGAMVAVAEGDTVLAGSIYCPAVDEMVAAAVGEGCWFNNTRCFVSTVDSIEAATILTTDDTFSYNPERAPRWAALAKRARVARTWGDCYGYVLVATGRAEVMVDDRLSPWDAASLIPIITEAGGVYTDWLGGTAVDGGDGIATNRLLGEATRRALVRSD comes from the coding sequence ATGAACGTGACGCAATCCACCTTGCTGGCCGCCGTTGCCGATGCCGCGCGCGTGGCCTGTCGTGTCGCGATGAAGTACTACCGCACCGGCGTCGTCGCCGACGCGAAGGGCGACGGGAGTCCGGTGACGATCGCCGATCGCGAGGCCGAGCAGGCCGTGCGCGCCTGGATCGCGCAGCAGTTCCCCGGCGACGAAGTCTTAGGCGAGGAGTTTGGGCTCACCGCGGGTCGTGGCCGGCGCTGGTTCATCGATCCTATCGACGGGACCAAGACCTTCGTGCGTGGGGTGCCGTTGTGGGGGGCGATGGTCGCTGTGGCCGAGGGCGACACTGTGCTGGCCGGATCGATCTACTGTCCCGCAGTGGACGAGATGGTGGCCGCGGCCGTTGGGGAGGGATGTTGGTTCAACAACACCCGCTGTTTCGTCTCGACCGTCGATTCCATTGAAGCGGCGACGATCCTCACGACCGACGACACTTTCTCCTACAACCCCGAGCGCGCGCCCCGGTGGGCGGCGTTGGCCAAACGCGCGAGGGTGGCGCGCACCTGGGGGGATTGCTATGGCTACGTGCTGGTGGCGACCGGGCGGGCTGAGGTGATGGTGGATGATCGGTTGAGTCCGTGGGATGCGGCGTCGTTGATCCCGATCATCACCGAGGCCGGGGGTGTGTACACCGACTGGCTTGGCGGGACGGCAGTGGATGGGGGGGATGGGATCGCAACCAACCGACTCCTTGGCGAGGCGACAAGGCGTGCGCTCGTCAGGTCCGACTAG
- a CDS encoding zinc-dependent metalloprotease — translation MRLPEAPMMPRRFDERVGFFSTRMTDFGTNEHRSANRRFITKYRLECSERRSGNLCYPKKPITYYVDRDTPEWLKKYVRAGIVEWQVAFEAAGFKGGDCPRRAAIARAGPRLVTRRRAPHHDSMAAVHDGKRRRPARARPAHRGDPQRLRAHVPQYHEPAALWYFTGVAARCTRAQAALPRLVDGAAGAVRRRTRDRPHLGLQHDQIGSSTYPIDSLRSKTWLAKMGHSPSIMDYSRFNYVAQPEDNIPVQHLLPTVGPYDKYAIMWGYKPIPTARTSDQERTVLEQWSRMQDTIPWYRFSANNAYGATGTQNEAVGDADPVKATTLGFKNIERVMGYLKDATTNPLEDNADLLELYNRTVGQWANEANHVATLVSGATVQYKSGGQTGSVFTPMSRERQAEAVKFLKENGFKAPAYLIRPDIGERVEAGGMVPRINSPQQRVLGTVMQDARMNRLLEQEGTAADKSKVYTLNTMLDDVRKGIWEELSAASTIINVFRRELQNDHIAMINTKMNPPATPAGPGGGGGGGGFGGQPQTPLSEDAKSHLRGQLVSLKDEIERAMRKAGDKPTELHLRAALHRIDTILEQKPATVRNVVP, via the coding sequence GTGCGCCTCCCGGAAGCGCCCATGATGCCGCGACGGTTCGACGAGCGGGTCGGCTTCTTCTCGACCCGCATGACCGACTTCGGCACCAACGAACACCGATCGGCCAACCGTCGCTTCATCACCAAGTACCGCCTGGAGTGCAGCGAGCGTCGCAGCGGCAACCTCTGCTACCCGAAGAAGCCGATCACCTACTACGTCGATCGCGACACGCCGGAGTGGCTCAAGAAGTATGTGCGCGCCGGAATCGTGGAATGGCAGGTGGCGTTCGAGGCCGCCGGGTTCAAGGGAGGGGATTGTCCCCGCCGAGCCGCCATCGCCCGAGCAGGACCCCGATTGGTCACCCGAAGACGTGCGCCACACCATGATTCGATGGCTGCCGTCCACGACGGAAAACGCCGTCGGCCCGCACGTGCACGACCCGCGCACCGGGGAGATCCTCAACGGCTCCGTGCGCATGTTCCACAATATCATGAACCTGCAGCGCTCTGGTACTTCACCGGTGTCGCCGCTCGATGCACGCGCGCGCAAGCTGCCCTTCCCCGACTCGTTGATGGGGCGGCTGGTGCAGTTCGTCGTCGCACACGAGATCGGCCACACCTGGGACTGCAACACGACCAAATTGGCTCGTCCACGTACCCGATTGACTCGCTCCGGAGCAAGACGTGGCTCGCGAAGATGGGCCACAGCCCGAGCATCATGGACTACTCGCGCTTCAACTATGTGGCGCAACCCGAGGACAACATCCCGGTGCAGCATCTGCTTCCGACGGTTGGTCCATACGACAAGTACGCGATCATGTGGGGGTACAAGCCGATTCCCACCGCGCGGACCTCGGATCAGGAGCGCACCGTGCTCGAGCAATGGTCGCGCATGCAGGACACCATCCCCTGGTACCGCTTCTCGGCCAACAACGCCTATGGCGCCACCGGCACGCAGAACGAGGCCGTGGGAGATGCTGACCCGGTGAAGGCCACCACCCTCGGCTTCAAGAACATCGAGCGGGTGATGGGCTACCTGAAGGATGCGACGACGAACCCGCTCGAGGACAACGCCGACCTGCTCGAGCTCTACAACCGCACCGTCGGCCAGTGGGCCAACGAGGCGAATCATGTGGCGACGTTGGTCTCTGGTGCCACGGTGCAGTACAAGTCCGGCGGGCAGACCGGGTCGGTGTTCACGCCGATGAGCCGAGAGCGACAGGCCGAGGCGGTGAAGTTCCTGAAGGAGAACGGGTTCAAGGCGCCCGCGTATCTCATCCGGCCGGATATCGGTGAGCGGGTGGAGGCCGGCGGGATGGTCCCGCGCATCAACTCGCCGCAGCAGCGCGTGCTGGGCACCGTCATGCAGGACGCCCGCATGAATCGCCTGCTCGAGCAGGAGGGGACTGCGGCCGACAAGAGCAAGGTGTACACGCTGAACACGATGCTCGACGACGTGCGCAAGGGAATTTGGGAGGAGCTGTCGGCCGCGAGCACGATCATCAACGTGTTCCGTCGCGAGCTGCAGAACGACCACATCGCGATGATCAACACCAAGATGAACCCGCCAGCGACGCCCGCCGGTCCGGGTGGCGGCGGTGGTGGTGGCGGCTTCGGTGGACAGCCGCAGACGCCGCTTTCCGAGGACGCGAAGTCGCACCTGCGTGGCCAGCTGGTCTCGCTCAAGGACGAGATCGAGCGTGCGATGCGGAAGGCCGGGGACAAGCCGACGGAGCTGCACCTGCGTGCGGCGCTGCATCGTATCGACACGATCCTGGAGCAGAAGCCGGCGACGGTTCGCAACGTGGTGCCCTGA
- a CDS encoding DUF4143 domain-containing protein, giving the protein MSPARCHEDGRLGTFPFKGALFEGWVASEIVKSQLNAGQRRELYFFRDHQGFEVDFLLRRGSDTLLIEVKTSSTPLPRDAAHVSRLAERLRGSTKAVVVYRRGRTRPVTEAILPGVRAVDIADFIGELNTTTAAPRTERRRGSTSR; this is encoded by the coding sequence CTGTCACCTGCTAGGTGTCACGAAGATGGAAGACTGGGAACGTTCCCGTTCAAGGGCGCGCTGTTCGAGGGATGGGTGGCATCCGAGATCGTGAAATCGCAGCTGAACGCAGGCCAACGGCGCGAACTCTACTTCTTTCGCGATCACCAGGGGTTCGAGGTGGACTTTCTCCTGCGCCGCGGGTCGGACACGCTCCTGATCGAGGTCAAGACGTCGAGCACACCCCTACCGCGGGACGCGGCCCATGTCTCACGACTTGCGGAGCGCCTCCGGGGTTCGACGAAGGCCGTGGTCGTGTACCGGCGCGGGAGGACGCGCCCGGTCACCGAGGCCATCCTCCCAGGCGTACGCGCCGTGGACATCGCCGATTTCATCGGAGAGCTGAATACCACGACCGCCGCACCTCGCACGGAGCGCCGCCGCGGAAGCACGTCGCGGTAA
- a CDS encoding DUF4143 domain-containing protein: MQHVTESLAGRAAVLGLLPLAAAESPKVTLLHGGFPEVVLRPRDRSLWFESYLQTYLERDVRAVLNVRDLSTFRRFLTLLAARTGQLLNKADLAAPLGVSIPTIGEWIGVLEVTGQLFVVPPYFENLGKRLVKTPKVFLADSGLACHLLGVTKMEDWERSRSRARCSRDGWHPRS; encoded by the coding sequence ATGCAGCACGTCACGGAGTCCCTCGCGGGGCGGGCGGCCGTCCTGGGACTGCTGCCGCTCGCCGCGGCGGAGTCGCCAAAGGTCACCCTGCTGCACGGAGGGTTTCCCGAGGTCGTCCTTCGGCCCCGCGACCGATCGCTCTGGTTCGAGTCCTACCTCCAGACGTACCTCGAACGTGACGTGCGGGCCGTGCTCAACGTGCGGGATCTCTCGACCTTTCGACGGTTCCTCACCCTGCTCGCCGCGCGCACGGGCCAGTTGCTCAACAAGGCGGACCTCGCCGCACCACTCGGCGTCTCCATTCCAACCATCGGTGAGTGGATCGGCGTCCTTGAGGTCACCGGCCAGCTCTTCGTCGTGCCACCGTACTTCGAGAACCTCGGCAAACGCCTGGTGAAGACACCCAAGGTCTTTCTTGCCGACAGCGGGCTCGCCTGTCACCTGCTAGGTGTCACGAAGATGGAAGACTGGGAACGTTCCCGTTCAAGGGCGCGCTGTTCGAGGGATGGGTGGCATCCGAGATCGTGA